TTCCATCCTATGTTTTCCAAAAATTCTTATAAAAAGAGAAGGCTCCCCTACTGCCACCGCCCCTAGTCGATGGTGGACTTCTATTTTCTTGCAAGGATACTTTTTCGATAGTTCTTCAGCGATTTCATACAGAATTTTTTTGGCCATCGGCTGATAAGCTTCATAATCCAGCCCAGCTATCTTTTTTCCCTTCTCCATAAGCCTCACCACTCCCCAA
The DNA window shown above is from Methylacidiphilum caldifontis and carries:
- a CDS encoding molybdopterin synthase catalytic subunit — translated: MEIEILITEKPIVVPPLEFPLQGETGAIIEFWGVVRLMEKGKKIAGLDYEAYQPMAKKILYEIAEELSKKYPCKKIEVHHRLGAVAVGEPSLFIRIFGKHRMEAFQFAQEYIDKLKAEVPIWKNPLTYGPSCLSSVQS